The DNA window ACAGAATAATTAATAAGGTAATAACTGCACCGTTCCAATGTCATATGATCATTTCAACCGAGATCCCGCAGAGCTCAATCCCTGCCACCTTTCCTTTCCGGTGCCACCCCTCACCCCAAAAGCAACACATTCCCAAGACTCCACCCCTCCTTCACCCTCCTGGTCAAATTCCATTCACTGCTCTCACGACCACAAGCCCAATCTCAGGCAGGACGTCCCTGAGAACATCAGCAGCTTTTCTTTGCTCTTGCTCAGCTAAATCTAAAAATGTCCTGGACGCGACCTCTCCTTCTCACCTGTCTTGTTGTTTTGTCCGCCATCACCTGTGAGTAACCGGACCGTGGTTTACTGTACTGACCAGGGGAAGTGTTGATTTACCAATGTGGGGAACCACAGGTCTAACAGTCCCTAGAAAGGGTGGCAAATCTTTTGGACATACCTCAACCGTGTTTCCTCTGTTACAGTGTTTCATGGAGCCGACAGCGCCGTTGTGTCAGATAAGAAGGCAGCCGATCCTCAAGGTGACCAAAAAAGCTTTACAATGCTGCTGTAGATCTTTCTCAAGAGTTCTTTCTCCTCATCAATGTTCTTCTTCACTGAAGGTGCACTAAGGAAGATCTTCATGCCAGAGGCAGATGCCTCCAGCTTCTTCAAACGGCGAGGCAGGAGGGCTGTGAAAACTCAAGATGAGATAAACGGTGAGGCTATTTGTGCTTGCGTGAAAACTCTTTCAAAGACTTGAATTCAAGTGCAACCCTTTGAGCAATTGTCAATTTCAATGGACAACCCAGAACATTTGATTTAGACAGAATAACTAAGTATAActatatcacagtttccacaaaaacggaTAATaatacactgaagactggagtaatggctgctgaaaattcagctttgcatcacagaaataaattagattttaaaatatctgcaactaaaaaaatagtttttttaatatataatatttcagatttaaaatttttttttttttttactgtattttatcaaataaatgcagccttagtgagcaaaagaggtttctttaaactttaaaacaattaaaattcaGAATTTGAAGTGAAGTGTCATCAATCACGTCACTTTTGTAGCTTCTTTTGGTCAGACGTGCTAGTGTAAAACTCTAATAAAGAGCCCTTTTAGTCATGGCTAGCATTGGCCACACAGGTGCTGAGTTTTGAGCCAGCTGAGGAATGTAAAGACGGTGAACCGCAAGCACATAGCAGGAACCACAGGGCAGGCTGGAGAAACCAGCCTTTAGCTCCTGCCAGTGATGGAGGAGGAGCTCTGTTGTTTTTTCAAAGGCTTTCAGTTGGCTTTGACCTTGTTTGAGTATGTTAGTTTTAGGTTAAATTATGTTTGACTCACCTGTGGGATTTACGACTTTGTATTCAAATGGTGAGGTGAGGATGAGGACAAGAGGATTCTCTTCTATTTGGAACATCCCAAGTGAAATCAAAAATAGCTGTTTTGGACTTCCAATAAAAGAAAATGAATTAGTATGCAGCTTTGGTGTGTTTATAATTTGCTGCTGCTGTCACACCAAATCAGGTGATCCTATTATGTAATATAAACAGTGATGTAATCCTTTATTATTTACCACAGTGAAACTAAAATATCATCAAATTTCATATCATGAAGTGAGGATAAACTGCTTTTAGTATGGTATCGGTATGGTATACAAAAAATACGAAACTGGTCTGTTTACTATGCTACACGTTCTCATACCACACTGTTGTCATACCttgtttctgtttttatttctttctctGCTTCTTCTTCTCACATTTTGTCGTCTTATTAGCTGAACAGAGACAGAGGCTGGCCGCAGATGAGAGAAGGAGGGAGTATCATGAGGAACAGAGAAATGCGTTTGAGAGTTACGCCGAAGAGGAGCATGATGGTGAGTTGACAGCCAGCGAACTCAAACACCGTTCACCTGGCCGCCATTTTGGATCAAGCCGCATTAGTAGCGATCTGAGACCATTTAAAACAAAGTCACTCAAGCAAACAGGATTAAGCATGAACCTAGCTGCACCTTGTAGGGTTTTGCGAAATAGTGTTACCAAATCTAATTAAGCACATCTTggaggagaaaaaaaatgtttaatattgtttaaatatCTTGCATATACTTTCCAATATACTAAGAGAAAAAACTGTGGAAGAAATtacggaagcccgtttccgccactgaaaaaaaaagttattgcgtCTTATGGTCTTATCTCAGAATTcagcttttttttcctcagaagtgcgtgatacaaacttgcatttctgactttttttctcagaattgtgagatataaatgcacaattgcgataaagtcaaaactgcaaaaTAAACTCCAagttgccagttataaagtcagaattgcatggtataaactcaaacgcaattctgagaaattaagtcagaattgtgatacataaacttgcaattctgtgaacatatcaaatctttttttttctactcagaacttaactcgcaattgagagtttatatctctgagggaaaaagtccgaactgcaagatacaaaaaaaaaaaaaaaaaaaaaaaagtcaaatatctcgcaattctgactttatttctcccaattgtgagtttatattccgcaattctgactttatccctggtgaaaaaaacagctaaaaccagcctaggctggttggctggttttagctggtcatagctgatcagcaggctggttttagaggggttttggccacttttccagcctggccaggctgttcttagctagtcaggctgggtaaccaccagctaaaaccagcctgaccaggctgggagaccagctacttccagcttaaaccagcctaggctggtattagccgtttttttcagcagggttctaactcgcaattgtgcatctatatctcaccattctgagaaaagcccagaattgcgagaaaaaaggttaaaattgtgagataagaagtcgaaattaccttttttatttttattcagtaaatAAGACATAGACCAAAAAGGATGATCTATAAATAGTTTATATaggatattttttattcagttagcATTTGTGATATATGATACAACACTATGTAAATATGTCTGCCATTTTTAATGACTGTACAGTATTTGCCAATCAAATATCCATTCAAATATTTACAGTGTTACTCAAATATTATATCTGGCTTATGTAATAATCTGAATATACAGTTAAATCTAAAAATCCTGCATTTTACTCTCCTCCAGAGCAAGATGAGCGCACCAGAGAGAAGACAGAGCAGTGGAGAGAGTTTCACTACGACGGTCTCGACCCATCTTATGAATACAACCGACACACGGTGTAAAACAGCGGATAACTACAAGAAAACGGGTAGAGAGCTTTACAGTACTTTACAGTATATTTCTGAAGGCTTTTTGGCACAATGTCTGTAGTAAACATGCACACAATCACGAAAAGAACGTAGCCTTATACCCTATGTGTATTAATGCATGCAGAACGTATGTAATCCATGTATCatagttctttaaaaaaagatgTACATTTATTCATATCATATGTAGGCTTTTATAACCCTTACTGTACGATTAATAACTCAACAGTTGTTATTTTATGGCTAGTTTAAAGTGTACTGTACATTTCCTCACACTTTAATGACAGAAGTCATTGCAGAAGTTAGAAAATCTGTAggtaattctaactttatttcaaAGCAACACGATTTTTCTTTTGAGTGTTTAGTACAAACAATATTGCAGTTTAAGCAAACATTTCATGTTGTAAATCTTTTGTAAGTCTGAATCGCAATAAGTCAACAATAAACAGGTGTTATCTTTGTCTTTAATGAAAATTTGAAACCATACACTCACCAAAAACACTCAGCACAGAACAAATCTACTAAAGGGAAAACACTGCTTACATCATTTCTGCGACCTGAATGAAAGAACCAGCACTCAGCTGCTAAATTCAGAGGGCCGGTATGAAGACCAGGATGACATGCAAGATTTACTGTTCCGAAACTGTTTGAATCTCTCACGGTCGTATATCAGTCATATCAAAACAGCTTCGGTTAAACTGGAAAACTGCGATGTTTGCATCCGTACACTGGACGATGTGTGAAATCGTAGTCGTTTTCGCTTCACCGAAACACAAGATCAGCAAATACAAATGTCTGTCACTGAAGCTGGTACTTTTCACATAGATCTGTGATAAAACATACACGTTATTGGTCAAGCGTTCTTCGAGCTCCTCCTTAGCCACAATATAAGAACTAAATCGTGATTTAGTTTACATTACAGTGTCTATATTACATATAATGTACAATTAATAGTCATTTAAGTGGTAACAGCAATACCTGAATTTACACAATGCAACATAACCACTGCAAtgtaaagtcatttttaaaaagcaaagcttacaaaataaatccaaaacacaCAAACCACTTCAAAAGTGCTTTTCACCACCATTTTGTACTTTCAGAAACATTTGACACACAAATCACTTCAGATTCTTTCACTGATATTAACAAAtcgctgataaaaacattaatcTGCACATTTCCGTTGGTTTATACAATAGTTACATCTTTCATTCTCTCATTAATAAATGCCAGACGCATCCAGGAccgaattttaagtttatacgtATTGGCTACTAGCTTAAAGCCTGTTTTTTACTACATCAACTTAAATCTCACATCCTTCAAAACAGCAGCAGGTTGAAATAAAGCAgcaaaaaagttactttttaatgaATGAACCTGTTTTATCTACACCTTTTTAACTTCTAATATTACTCCCATATCAGGGTTCAGAATCTCCATTCAAACGTCCGAATCATGAGCTTTACTTAGTAAAACAGTCCCTGAAATTCACACAGGCCGCTTTTTTAAAATCAGCCTCGTTTCTTAGCACGCCATTGGCTTTCCAGAAAGGAAAACTGGTTTGAACGGGCAACTGTGGACAATGGAAGTTACCGTTAAACAGAAGAAAACACATCTTTCCACAAAGTGCAACAGTCGAGTGTGCAAACTGACAGGAAGTGATGTCATTTGGAGCCAGTGATGATGGTAGTGACAGTGGATGCCCGTGTCCTCGAGGAAGAGTTTGTCGCTTGCGTGGATGAACCTAGACAAAGATAACACCCTCTTCAAGGGCTGCTTGACAATACGACATAATACGACACACAGCACATCAATGGTGATGAGTAAATCAAGTCTTGGGAGTCTTAGCTCATGAAATGTAAAGTATCAAGACATGAACTTACAGTCGTTGCGGTGGACTGAGGAAACATCGACCGACTGACTCTTTCCCGGCATGGATGTTGGATTCTGCTTTCTGTGTTGAGAGGAATCCATACTGCTGCCGAGCTGAAGACGCCTCATGTGTCTGATCACTGCGGTAGCGTTAAACGCTTGCTGCGTAGAGAATATAGACCGATTCAGAAATCTTGTGCTTCAGTGTTAAATTTCTCTGAAGGAGGAAAGGAAGTGGTCACTTACTCTCCATTTCGCTTTGGCAAAGTTTTTCTTCATCTGTCGGCTGACTGATTCGTGGATGTTCTTACAGAGCGCAGTATCACCAGCTATCCTGCAATCAGAGTAGTGTCAACGGTTAGACTTCCTGTAGTACCATCTGACATCCATAAGGAGGCAGAGTCTACGATATGTGACAATGTATGAGTATAAATATCactatataatataaaaacatgAAGCTTTGTGCTCCagagttattttagtataattgaaatattattatagtttacgtaaatattttagtttaatttttaccTTTTCCATTTTgttgtttaattaattttttattattgaggAATGTTTTTATTAGAAATGTTGGCTACTGGCTAAAATaagtttcactgaaaaaaaaaaacatgcaacaaATGATTGTTTTGATAATCGATTAATCTAACGATTATTAGAATGACTAATCAACTAATAATCGGTTATTTCGGTGATTAATCGGTAGACTTTGATTATTCAGCTTAGTTAGTTAAATATTCAGTTATACATATTCTAACGAATAAAGAAAGGTCACTTCagcttttgaaaatcatattatgTAATTACAATTATTAAACTAATAAATTTTACAAATGGATACACTActagtaaaatgttttattaaagaagtctcttctgctcaccaagcctgcattaatttgatcaaaagacCAGCAAAAAtagcaaaattttgaaatattttttactatttaaaataaatgttttctatttgaatatattttaaaatgcaattaatttcAGTGATTtccaaactgaatttttagcatcgttactccagtcacatgatccttcagaaatcattctaatattctaattcgCTGCTGaaaatagatttatttttattattattatgttgaaaacagctgagtagaattttttcaggtttctttgatgatggAAAGTTCTAAAAAGCAGCAttgatctaaaatagaaatcttttgtaaaattatacatttctttatcatcacttttgatcaatttatagaatccttgctaaataaaagtattaaactattttaatttattttcctaaaaaaaatatatatattttaatcaatttgaatggtatagtatatgataatacaaaagctttttatttcaaagaatcctgaaaaaaagtacttaactttttaaaatactaataataatagtgataatcagtgttggggaaagttactttttaaagtaatgcattacaatattgcgttactccctaaaaaagtaactaattacattacatgcgttacattacttttacatgacttttgcattactttttatatctgggcagggcttgcttgatTGTTCTTATTATAAAAATTAGagttttagcaaatgtaaaagccctttcacaccaaaaagtgaaataaataagcCTAAGGctaaaggaaaagtaaattcacgtctgtacagtaaaactgtaggAAAAGGAAGTTCACCACTTTTCAGtaatgagaaaaatgaagcacaaatgttaatcgaaagtaagttttgcttattagtatggttgaattggattaACAAAGgccagcagcaaagacattggttaataaaatgggattaaatacataaagtaaaTAAGAATAATTGgcgttacttttttgaaaaagtatcgtagatattttcttgtaaatgtaaaaaagtaatgcgttactttactagttacttgaaaaagtaatctaattacgttacttgcagtacttgtaatgcgttaccccaacactgataataataacaaaaatattattgaaaattcagctttaaccaCAGGactaaattactttaaaaaaaaaatattcaaatagaaaacagttatttgaaatagtaagaatattttaaaaattgtactgttttcgctgtactttggatcaaataaatgcaggctttgaaCGTAGTAATGAATGTTTCAGAAGAAGGAAAATATGGTTAATGTTATTGACAGTAATTATTATAAATCCTGGGGTTTTTCATCAAAAACGCTGTAAACACAATGTGTCTATATTCCTGGTCGCTCACCACGGATGCCGAAGAGCCTCTTCACAAGTAAACCTCTTTTCTGGATCTTTCTGCATCAGGTTATTAATGAAGTCTTTAGCTGTGAAACaagacaaatgtgaaaataaagaAACCTGAATCAGTTCCACAAGGGCGCAGTTCTAATTGTGAATAAATGACACCCTCCTACACTTCCCCA is part of the Garra rufa chromosome 25, GarRuf1.0, whole genome shotgun sequence genome and encodes:
- the ucmab gene encoding unique cartilage matrix-associated protein, with protein sequence MSWTRPLLLTCLVVLSAITLFHGADSAVVSDKKAADPQGALRKIFMPEADASSFFKRRGRRAVKTQDEINAEQRQRLAADERRREYHEEQRNAFESYAEEEHDEQDERTREKTEQWREFHYDGLDPSYEYNRHTV
- the camk1db gene encoding calcium/calmodulin-dependent protein kinase 1Db; the protein is MARGSEESVNGSWKKQVDDIRKIFEFKEILGTSMELAIATNIPVLLKTGFVVQGHNCVIFNSFPLSFITSAPEVLAQKPYSKAVDCWSIGVIAYILLCGYPPFYDENDSKLFEQILKAEYEFDSPYWDDISDSAKDFINNLMQKDPEKRFTCEEALRHPWIAGDTALCKNIHESVSRQMKKNFAKAKWRQAFNATAVIRHMRRLQLGSSMDSSQHRKQNPTSMPGKSQSVDVSSVHRNDCSSTQATNSSSRTRASTVTTIITGSK